The DNA sequence ACAGACTGGGCCACAGTGTGAAGGGGCCAAACTGAGAGAGAGAAGCCTCCTCTGATGGGTTCGGGTCAGCACACACCAAAGCTGTTGTCACTACCATTCCTGGATCAGGTTCCACAACTCACGCATCTTAACACAAACAAACCCACAGAAACTCACTGATAACATAAGTGATGTAATTGAAACAAATACTTTTTAGTCTGACCATACAGAATTATTTTTGATgtgacacattttaaaaagctttccacataaaagcatttttaaaagtacaataatTTTCACCACTACCAATTTGCAATTTTGGACaagaatatgttttatttttctcataaaagttctaccaaaaatatatattttccttaactTAAAAATACAGCTTTTGAAAACAAAGTTTGGGGTTATTATAATTCATTGCATGTTTTACAAACAGCAGTCAAAGGAAGATATCAACAGAAAGAATCcgatttttaaatacaaaaatgttcatttcaaAAGCTTGACTCTGTCCTTTAGTAACTTAAAGGTGGGGTTCTTGCTGATTTTCTTGTTAAAGATGACCAGGAGTTCCCCTTCAGATTTGTGATGGTTCTTTGTCACAGTGTAATACTGAGCTAAAACCTTCACAAGGAGAGAGAGTTGTCAAATGCGCGTGTTTGTCCTGAAGATTTACCAAAAATGCTCTTTCTTTAACCCAGAAGTAGGCCAACAGTAACACATAAAAGAAGCCCAGGTACTGGTCACACAGGTGTGTTCTGCTTGTGAAAACTCTCACAGCTGTATATGGGAGAGCACCTTGTTCATGTGTGCTACACAGCgataaaaagttagaaaaagaaaaagaaacccttgCTCTGGAGTGAACAAAAGTAATAGCGAAACATCTAGAAGAGTAGCTTGCAGACCGAATAAAGGCACTGCTCCGAGGAAGTGGGATGGGATTTGCTCCAATCCCTTCCCACAAGCACTGAGGGGCTATTGGAGCAGCTTGAAAAATCATCAAGGTACAAACAAATgtacagtattttaaagaaaaaagaaaaaattctaaattaaagAACTGATTTTCCCCAGCTTATATACCTGGGCTCATGCTCCATACCTTTTTCCTTAGCTTTTTGAGTGCCATTTCATTATCCGGGGCCTGCTTCAGGACTGCTTTAATAGTCCCCTTCCAGTTGAATTTACCTAGAGTATAAAGAGTAAGACGTAAAACATTCTGTTCTAGGGCACTAGGAGAGGGGTCACGCAGCCATTTCTGTGACACCTATTTGCTACCCCAGGAATGAACTGAACCTGAATGACAGGACACCACAGCCTGCGGCAGGCTCGGCCTGTCCGATCAGTGGCCTACAAGCACTGGCTCCCCACAGGACTCACCTGTGAGCAGGTTAAGTAGGTATTGCAGGTGACATCACCGTAACAAATCCATGTAAAAGACTGAGTTGTATCTGATGATCTCAAGAAAATTTATCAAGCATTTCACAAAGAGCACGAGGCTGTCTATGAGCAGTTAGCGAGACAAAGATGAGCAAAAGCAGCTTGACATTGGACCAGAAGAGGGAAAAGCCACAGAGAACTACTTTGCGGCAGGCTGAAAGACTCGTGCAGGGGACTTCTGGTTCTCAAAAGATGGAGTAGATGAACTTTCCCTATTCCTCTTGCTGAGAACAACTAAAATCCCTGGggttatatattaaataaacataagaaGACTCCAAAAGACGGAGAGAAGGCAGACTGGCTAGAGAGCCTGGAACTTGAGGACTGACATGGCGGTGAGCTCCCTGGGTCTTCTTTTTGCCTCAAAGATCCCAGATGTGGAGCTGAAGAAGCCAGCGACCTGGAATGCCAACAAAAACAAGCCCCAACAGAAGCCTGCTCCCCCTCAGCAGAGGACCAGCCCAGCACGACAAAACTTGTAGACAATAACTATTCTCCTTTAATTGAAagccagaggaaaataaaaggtgGCTCCATCCTCTCAAGGCTGTAAAGAGGGTATCAAAGAAGGCCAAGCAGGGAATCAGGACACCGATCCACCCCGGCTGGTGACAAAGCTGCAGGCAGTGTGTCAGCGGAGAACAGGTGGGAAGCCAGAATCCCCACCTCCACCTGCACTGACAGGAGTGCCTCCCTCCGTGGTCATAAACGCCAAGTGCGGAACCTGGTCTTCTGCCCCCACCTGGCCGTAACAAAGTGCTGCCCCCGTCCCGCCGCCCGCTACCCCCACACTGCCTTCTCCCGCCAGAGTTGTGTGAGAGAAAGTCAGTTAAAAGATAAGTCTTGAATAAGATCCAGAATCGCATAAACTATGATAATGTCTAGGTTTCAACTGAAAATTACTCCTCATTCCAAGAACTAATATTtcaaactgaatgaatgaatagaagcCAAACTAAGATGAGAGATGTTAGAATTACCATGCAAAGGTTTTAAAGCAGCCATGGTAAAAATGCTTCAAAAAACAACTGTGAACACAACCGAAACAAAAGTAGGAGCACTcagctaaaaacagaaatatgaggaactacatggaaattttagaactgcaaaataaaatgattgaaaCTGAAAAGCTCATTGGATGGGTTGCACagcagaaaggagggagagaggaaagaatcagtgaactggaGGACAGAATAACAGAAATTACACAATCTGAATGAGAGAAAATCAATTGGAAAAAAAACCTGCAGAGCACTAGGAAAACTACACAGACCGACATCCCACATGGATATAGACTCAAATATCCCTAAAAAAACTTAACGTGATTCAACAATTAAGTAATACAGTAAGGAAATTATATGCCACCACAAAGTGGGATTTACTCTGGGAGTAAATGGCTGGTTCAATTTTTGAGTATCAGTCGCTGTAACCTACCATATTAATAACTAATGGGGAAAAGAATCACATGATCAATGCAGGAAAAAGtacttgacaaaatttaacacacATTCATGAATTCACATTCATGaagaaaactctcagtaaaaCAAGAATATAGGGGAACTCCTTCAAGTTGATAAAGAGCATCTACCAAAAACCTTCAACTAACATTATAATTAAGGTGAAAAACTTTCTTTAGGATCCGGAACAAAGCAAGGGTGCCTGCTCTTACCATTCTTACTCAGATatgctggaagttctagccagcaCAGCAAGGCAAGGCAAGGAAATAGAAGTCATacagataagagaagaaataaaactgcctcTGTTTGTAGATAACACGATCACCAATGAAGGACATCTACAAAAACACTCCTAGAACTAACAATTGAGTCCACcaaggtggtaagatacaagatgaacaaagaaacaaatgcatTTTTGTATATTTGCAATGAACATGTaaatacttaattaaaaatacaataccatttataattgctaaaaaaatatgaaatacttagatgtaaatctaacaaaacacagacacaactTGTATGCTAAAAATACataatactgatgaaagaaaccaaagaaaatttaaataaacaaagaaataacataTTCATACCACATTCATGGAATAGAAGACTCAACAAAGTAAAAGTATCAATTCTTTCCAAATTGATATACAGGTATAAGGCAATTCCTATATAATCACATATTCTATATAATCACTGCaagattttttttgtagatataaacaaaataactCTAAAACTTAATTTTGGAAAGAATAGAGTGGGAGGAATAAGCCTACCGGATTCCAAAGCTTCTCATACAGCTACAGTAATCTATTGGTGGAGAGAAAGACACACAGAGCAATGAAACGGAATAAAGATCCCAGAACAGACCAACATAAATatgcccaactgatttttgacaaaggtacagAAGGAATTTAATGAGGGAAAAGACAACcttttcaacacatggtgctggaaTAATTACACAGTGATgggcaaaaaaaaatgaactttgtaCTAAGtctcacatcttttttttaaattaaagtatcattaatatacaatcttatgttggtttcaaatatacaacacaatggttcaacagttacccatattatttcctcaccccctctagtgtgttcactatctatcaacatagtatgatgttACAGAATTGCTAAATCTcatatctttataaaaattatctcAGTGGATCACacacttaaatgtaaaatgtaaaactacaaaacatcaaaaaaaaaataggacagagaagacaagtagtgattctacagcatcttactacactgacggacagtgactgtaatggggtttgttggggggacttggtgaaggggagagcctagtaaacataatgttcttcatgtaattgtagattaatgataccaaaatgaaattaaaaataaaacaggaaaaaatatttggaatcaAGGGCTAGACAGAGTTCtcagacttgacaccaaaagcataatctATTAAAGGAAACACTAAGAGTCaacttcatcagaattaaaacTTTCGCTCtacaaaagataaaaagacaagctacagactgaAAAACACCTTGCAAAACACATATCCCCAAAAGATTAATATTTAGGatctataaagaactctcaaatctcaacagttaaacaaacaaaaaacaaataacccaattagaaaatgggcaaaagaacagaaatttcaATGAAGAAATAAGTACATGACAGAAATCAcaaatattcaacatcattaggaatgttcaaattaaaaccactatgagctACTACTACACACTTATcacaatggctaaaataaaaaatagtaacaccACTAAATGTTGGTCTAGATGTGGGAAAACTGGATTATACTCACATTGctggtagaaatataaaatggtatagtcACCCTTGGAAAAGTTGGCAATTTCcttaaaaactaaacatgcaaccACCATACTACAACACAATAATTGCACTGCTGGACATTTATTCCAAAAAAAATGATGTACAggcacacaaaaacctgtacatgaatgtttatagcagctttattcctaaCAACCAGAAATTGGAAGTAACCCAGGTGTCCTTCAGCAGGTGGTTAAACACACAGTGGCACGTCCACACCGTGGAACACCACTTCAGTGAGAGGAATGCATTACCATTACCCATCCATGCAGCAACCTGGTGTGTCTCCAGACAATGCTGCTGAGGGAAGACAGTCCATCTCAAATGCTTACAGACTAAATGATgccatttatgtaacattctgaaattacaaaattatagaaatggaggaCAGCTTAGTGGCTGCTGAGGGGAGGGGGGAGTGGGCATGGCTATAAAGGTGCAATGCAGGATCCTTATGGTGATGGGCATGTTTGTCTGGACTGTATCTATGTCAACACCCTGGTGGAAGTACAGTTGTGCAAGGCGCTAGCTACCCTTGAAGAAAATAGGTAAAGGATACATCACAGATAAatgtgtattatttcttacaactgcatgtgaatctacaattacttcggaaaaaaaaaaaagaattttaaaaaagcctcATACAAAGTTGGGAACGATAGGTTTCAAGTTCAGAGATCAAACCCAACCTGGGCAGCTCCTGAACCTCTGTTAATAAACCTTCAATTCCCATTTGAGCCCCCGAGTCTGTTCCCAGTTGGTAGGACCTAGGGAATGCTTCAGGCCCATCACCATAAGGATCCTGCCTTGCACTGCGGAAGTAGGAACAGCCCCGTGGAGGCGGCAGCATTTTACGTAACCCTGTAGGCCAGAGGCTGGATTCTAACAAGTACACATTCTGGCTGAGGGACAAGGAGGCATGGAGTTCCAAGCCAGGAGACAGCAGGACAGACCCAGATAAGAGGAACAGCTAAGACGGACTGGCTGGAGAGTCAGGGACGAGGGAACAGGGTCTCGGACAGACATGCCAGGTTTGTTTTGAATTCCAAAGATAATACATATTTCTAATCCAGACCGCTTTACCTTACTCCTTAAAGCTAGACAGAGGCAGTGTCTGAGTGACCCACATGGTTCTCACTCACTACTTTGGAGTCATGACCTCAAAACCTTACTTTGCTTTCAAACTCCTCCACGTGCCTCTGGAGGGAATGACCTGCAAAGGGTCCCGGACCACCTTCTCCTTCCTCACGGGAAAGAGGGCAGAGCTTCCCAGATGACGGCAGGGATACCTTTTGGAGGAGCCTCGTGGTTTTCCGGTTCTCCACCCTCAGAATGTCctggtaattttttctttttcttcttagaaaCTGCTTCATCTAagtagaaagatttaaaaaaaaaattttttttttaagattttacatTTATGATAGCAGCTGCATTTAGTAAGAGGCTTCCTGGCCAGGCTCCTCACATccacctgctccctccccaggcatCCCCGCACTGGGGGGTCTCCGCCACATCCAGTGAGGACCCGGGCAGCTGAGAGGTGAGGCCACCTGCCTGGACCGGGCCCAGGCTGGCCTGATCCCAGGGCCCATGCTCTCTGCCTTACTTGTTCAAAATGCGAGGCCTAACAGACTTCGGATGCCCCGAATCCATCACTGTATAACCTCAACAAACTCCAGAGCAGAGGCTGGCTACACACCTTCCAAAAGCCTTCTTTTCCTCGGGCGGGCTTTTGTCTCTCCCCCGTCCTGGGCCACCCCGCAGGCGCGGGCGGGCCCCCGCTTCGCCTTGCTCCTCTTGCTCGGGTCCCTCCTCCCTGCAGAGCCAGTGGCCTTGGGGGTGTCCTCCGTTCCAGCCTCGGGCTCCACCTCCGGGCCTACCGTGTGCTTTTTAGGCTTCTGACTCTTCCTGTGCTCTTGGTGgttttctaattttagttctttcttttcttttttcctattcttctgccgttcttccttcctttctctcttgttcttcttcaCCTTCCCTTGCTCTTCTGTGGTGTCATTTGCTTTGGAAGATAGGCCTGTGGCAGAAATTTCTGCAGGAGGTGGGTTGGCCACATGGTCAGGTGGCTGTTGACCATTCCCTTGACAGACCGGCTCCTTGTTATGAAGCAAAACCAAGAAGCACATAAATACTCATCCCAGACACAAGGCACAGGATGCATGTAACTACCGGGCAAACTGTCCCATGGAGAATGTCTCCACTGTTTATCATTTTGTAACTGTGAACCCCACCCCATAGCTAAAATGCAGCAGTGTATATACAAAATGGGGAAGacctccccctccccacagggTCTCACATTTAACAGCTGTGTTCATTCCAACAGGATGTGAAGAATCTGGTCATTTAGGCCAGGCCTTTGATTTTAGCTCACTTTCTTTTTGATGGAAGACGAGCATTTAGGTGTGGCAGGAACCACTAGATTTAGGCCTCTGCAGAACTGAGTTCAGCTCTATTACTAGCCAGGTGACTCAGGGCAAGTTATTTATCTGCTCCAAACCTatttcctcacatgtaaaatgaaGGTAGTAACACCTCCCCCCTTACAAAGTTGATGTGCAAGTCACATGAGGACAGATGTGTTGTGAGCTTACAGCCCACAGTGCTAAGGATGAGCGCACTGCGGATGCTCAACCAGCCGCTCAGCGCACAGGAGGGCCTTGTAAACCCTGAGTACTAGATAGAGGTATAACCTAGCCATTACTCAGACTGGACAGTGCCCCTCAGGCAAAAGGGCAGGGGCCCCTGGGCAGAGAGTAAAAAATGGTGAGTGGTAACCACGGAAAACTAAGTAACTACATGCCCTGGAGGATGATACACTTCTCATTTGCCGTGTGACCTTATTCAAATCAGCACTAGACCCTACTGAAAACATGACTTCGGCCGAGCCAGTCCCACCGCTGCTGTCCCCACCGACTCTCGGTGTGCTGCAGTCCATGGGGCCAAATAAAGAAGGACTGGCTTACAGCCGAGTGTACGAACTCCACAAAGGTCACCCCTCACTCCCCTCAATGCTCGACCACCGGCCAAGAGCAGCATTTAGGAGACAAACGTTAAACTCAACAGTTGGGAGTTCTCTCAGTAGCAGTTCAGAGAAACCAACTAGTCCAGGTGTGCAGGGGGAAGAAGGCAGAGGATGAGTTCAGAAACAGACACAGAAGGAAGAAGGGGACAAAGACACCCCACATGGATGCCACAGCATTGCTCACGCCTTACAGGAAGGTGTCACTGAAGCCGCCACCAAGGGCCACAGGCTCCCGCTGGCGCATCCCCCACACCCAACCAAGAGCCCGCCgtcaggagggaggagagagggaaaagtGGGAGGCAAACACATCCATCTGTCTTGGACCAACTCAATGAGTAAGTGGTCAGATGTGCTCCCCATCTCCTTTCTACTCCATCCCAGGCTCTCCTCGGGCACAGAGCACTTCCTGCGCTCTGCCTCTCCCCTTCCATTTCTGCCTAGCACCCGTCACAACCTGACACTGGGGCACAAAACCGGCAGGTAGCTGCCATCTCCCACACTCGGACGCAGCTCTGCGAGGGAGGACTTGGCCTGGTCACAGCTGCGCCCATGAGATTTGT is a window from the Manis javanica isolate MJ-LG chromosome 5, MJ_LKY, whole genome shotgun sequence genome containing:
- the LYAR gene encoding cell growth-regulating nucleolar protein, coding for MVFFTCNACGESVKKIQVEKHVAVCRKCECLSCIDCGKDFWGDDYKNHVKCISEDQKYGGKGYEGKAHKGDIKQQAWIEKINVLIKRPNVSPKVRELLEQISGFDNVPRKKAKFQNWMKNSLKVHNESILEQVWNIFSEASSSEPVCQGNGQQPPDHVANPPPAEISATGLSSKANDTTEEQGKVKKNKRERKEERQKNRKKEKKELKLENHQEHRKSQKPKKHTVGPEVEPEAGTEDTPKATGSAGRRDPSKRSKAKRGPARACGVAQDGGETKARPRKRRLLEDEAVSKKKKKKLPGHSEGGEPENHEAPPKGKFNWKGTIKAVLKQAPDNEMALKKLRKKVLAQYYTVTKNHHKSEGELLVIFNKKISKNPTFKLLKDRVKLLK